One Williamwhitmania sp. genomic window, GCCAGAGAGTGTTTGGGAAGAGCGCATTAAGTTGCTGAAACCATACCAGATAAACAAGGCGGCCATGGAAGCTACCGGTAATCCAAATGTTAAGTTTATGCATTGCCTTCCTGCCTTCCACAACCGTGAAACTGCAGTTGGTCAGGATATGTATAAAAAGTTTGGCATAGGCGAAATGGAGGTTACCGAAGAGGTATTTGAGTCGGGTGCTTCTATAGTATTTGATGAGGCCGAAAACCGCATGCACACTATTAAAGCGGTAATGGTTTCGATGTTAAGCTAGTGTAATTCGTCAATTATTTTAAAAAAAGTGCTCCAATAGGGCACTTTTTTTGACTTGCTTTGTTTTTTGGCATACCTTAGTTAAGGTTTTATTTACTAATTCTTTAGCTATGACTATTTACATTGGGAACATTTCCTATTCAATGAAGGAGGAGGAGTTGAAAAGTGCTTTTGAAAAGTTTGGTGCTGTAACCAGCGTTAAAATGATCGTTGATCGGCAATCCGGCCGCTCAAAGGGATTTGCGTTTGTTGAGATGGAAAATGAAGAAGAGGCTATTAGTGCCATTGCCTCTCTCAACA contains:
- a CDS encoding RNA-binding protein, coding for MTIYIGNISYSMKEEELKSAFEKFGAVTSVKMIVDRQSGRSKGFAFVEMENEEEAISAIASLNNSQLDGRNIKVNAAHSKDTVQGA